In one window of Frigoriglobus tundricola DNA:
- a CDS encoding efflux transporter outer membrane subunit has product MRSCESDRTDVPTRSGRLLAGASLLLLMTGCTTFREWVDNGFKVGPNYRPPQAAVSAQWIDSGDGRFASAAPDPAWWGVFADPTLSELIATAARENLDLKAAGTRILQAQAQRNIAAGNLFPQTQQLQGAYAHAQLGSNGSFLNQLVGSSGANGSGANFVNLWTTGFNASWELDFWGRYRRAIESANAEVGVSVEELRDSLVMLTAAVATAYVQARTYQQRLVYARQNVEAQQGALKIAEVRLAEGRATGLDVAQAQANLAQTEATIPALEIGLRQANNQLCVLLARPARDLLPELDRGPIPSAPPTAAVGIPADLLERRPDVRRARRAVAAQSAQIGVAEADFYPSVGVTGFIGYASTDIRRLFDENSFTGYILPNFQWKILNYGRIVNNVRTQDAKLQERVLSYQQTVLTAGREVEDALVSYVQYQSQVKALERSVRAAEKSVELVLEQYREGRTDFNRVFTTQAQLATQQDQLAAARGNVVLGLINVYRALGGAWQVFDPEVVPVNPLERYCPPVAPGIGYPPLRTSSPTAPNQPAPTVPLPRPITADPNSDAQSGAVSPTIKGGRVLPRGW; this is encoded by the coding sequence ATGCGCTCCTGCGAAAGTGACCGGACCGACGTTCCAACCCGGAGCGGTCGGCTCCTGGCCGGTGCCTCTCTCTTGCTCCTGATGACCGGCTGCACCACGTTTCGAGAATGGGTCGATAACGGGTTCAAAGTTGGGCCGAACTATCGGCCGCCACAAGCGGCCGTTTCGGCCCAATGGATCGACTCGGGTGACGGTCGGTTCGCCTCCGCCGCACCGGACCCCGCATGGTGGGGCGTGTTCGCGGACCCGACGCTTTCCGAACTCATCGCCACCGCCGCCCGCGAGAACCTGGACCTGAAGGCCGCGGGCACGCGCATCCTTCAGGCCCAGGCCCAAAGGAACATCGCGGCCGGGAACTTGTTTCCGCAGACCCAGCAACTCCAAGGTGCTTATGCCCACGCCCAGCTCGGCTCGAACGGGAGCTTCCTGAACCAACTCGTCGGGTCATCGGGAGCGAACGGGAGCGGGGCGAATTTCGTGAACCTGTGGACGACCGGTTTCAACGCGTCCTGGGAACTCGATTTCTGGGGCCGCTACCGGCGAGCGATCGAGTCCGCCAACGCCGAAGTCGGCGTCTCCGTCGAGGAGCTGCGCGATTCGCTCGTCATGCTCACCGCCGCCGTGGCGACCGCCTACGTTCAGGCACGGACGTACCAGCAGCGCCTGGTCTACGCCCGCCAAAATGTGGAGGCCCAACAGGGTGCCCTGAAGATCGCCGAGGTCCGGCTCGCGGAGGGGCGGGCAACTGGGCTCGACGTGGCTCAGGCCCAGGCCAACCTGGCCCAGACGGAGGCCACGATTCCGGCCCTGGAGATCGGCTTGCGGCAGGCGAACAATCAGCTCTGTGTCCTCCTCGCGCGGCCGGCCAGGGATCTGCTCCCGGAACTGGATCGTGGTCCGATTCCGTCGGCCCCGCCGACCGCGGCCGTCGGAATCCCGGCGGACCTGTTGGAGCGCCGCCCGGACGTCCGGCGCGCGCGGCGCGCGGTGGCGGCCCAGTCCGCGCAGATCGGAGTTGCCGAGGCCGATTTCTACCCGAGCGTCGGCGTGACCGGGTTCATTGGCTACGCGTCCACCGACATTCGGCGCCTGTTCGACGAGAACAGTTTTACCGGCTACATCCTGCCAAATTTCCAGTGGAAGATTCTGAACTACGGCCGAATCGTGAACAACGTTCGCACCCAGGACGCCAAGCTCCAGGAGCGCGTGTTGAGCTACCAACAAACGGTCCTCACGGCCGGGCGAGAAGTGGAAGACGCGCTGGTCAGTTACGTTCAGTACCAGTCGCAGGTGAAAGCGCTCGAGCGGAGCGTTCGCGCGGCCGAAAAGTCGGTGGAGTTGGTCCTGGAGCAATATCGTGAGGGGCGGACCGACTTCAATCGGGTGTTCACCACGCAGGCCCAACTCGCCACGCAGCAGGACCAGTTAGCTGCGGCCCGGGGCAACGTCGTGCTCGGGCTCATTAACGTTTACCGGGCACTCGGGGGCGCCTGGCAGGTGTTTGATCCGGAAGTGGTCCCCGTGAACCCGCTCGAACGTTACTGTCCTCCGGTCGCTCCGGGAATTGGTTATCCGCCACTGCGGACATCATCCCCTACGGCTCCGAACCAGCCAGCGCCCACCGTGCCGCTGCCACGGCCGATTACAGCGGACCCGAACAGCGATGCCCAGTCCGGGGCCGTTAGCCCGACAATCAAAGGGGGAAGGGTCTTGCCCCGTGGCTGGTGA
- a CDS encoding PQQ-dependent sugar dehydrogenase: MSPLLYTRTAAAAVGFAVIGLALAWPLKARDEKPPLKDKGDANKRQPWTTSKVVGSPEPPPKYKSARVFPNAKFNHPLLIARCPGTERLFVGEQEGLLYSLANKPDAKPDVFLDLRKEYPALVPNAAAKGIGELYGLVFHPQFEKNRFCYVCYTLEKKDGTPGRIADGSRVSRFKVTDTDPPRIDAASEEIVITFQGGGHNGGDLHFGRDGFLYISTGDGSGPNPPDPLNTGQDCSDLLSSILRIDVDKKETARNYAVPKDNPFLGIKDVRPEIWAFGFRNPWRMSIDRMTGDLWVGDVGWELWEMVHRVEKGGNYGWSIVEGRQPVKPDQKIGPAPIRPPLLELPHTIACSVTGGYVYRGKKFPELVGAYIFGDWETRRIWAARFEEEKAGGSSGERAGTSLKLKEMPEIVKPNIRVSAFGEDNAGELYFLEYDTGVMYTLEKNDAGAANAQFPTKLSETGIFADVARHTPALGVIPFYPNARQWQDGATADYLLALPDLSTVTFFSKPRPLPGQVFWHDFKMAFPKDTVLVKTLSLDVLNGNRQIEKRIETQLLHFDGDDWRGYSYAWRDDQTDADLVPIDGAEKAFPVAAGGRAEKGTWAPTGTREQVWTYHSRTQCITCHNSWSEYALAFTASQLNRAPLFAGGGVPNQLVRLTTQGYARRVAADDKELPPFDPKAVKNEPALAPLHGADSLDARARSYLHVNCAHCHRFGGGGGQVVLELDVAKPLNETAIFDVRPKQGDFGLPDARILAPGDPYRSVLFYRMAKFGRGRMPHLGSVRPHTQGLDVMAEWIASLGKPAKSWELPPASAEGAGKALTTFQNGWPYARALALGKLEGPSAEALLTDAAKLPAGPTRDLFEGHLPVGPGGRKLGANPRPATILALTGDAKSGEVLFFNKEMKCANCHKIGDRGTALGPDLSLIGKTRTRAELLDSLLNPSARVEPQFAAYNVRTLDEKSYTGIVVKRDEKQLTLRDAENREVVIAGDTVESVRPSRLSLMPDGQMAGLTPQQAADLLEYLVQRK, encoded by the coding sequence ATGTCACCGCTCCTCTACACCCGGACGGCCGCTGCGGCGGTCGGGTTCGCGGTCATCGGTCTCGCACTCGCCTGGCCTCTGAAGGCCCGCGACGAGAAGCCCCCGCTGAAGGACAAGGGCGATGCTAACAAGCGGCAGCCGTGGACGACCTCGAAGGTCGTCGGCTCGCCGGAACCGCCCCCGAAGTACAAGTCCGCCCGCGTGTTCCCGAACGCGAAGTTCAATCACCCGCTCCTGATTGCCCGCTGTCCGGGTACCGAGCGGCTCTTCGTAGGCGAACAAGAGGGGTTACTGTATTCGCTCGCAAACAAGCCCGATGCGAAGCCCGACGTGTTCCTCGACCTGCGGAAGGAATACCCGGCGCTCGTTCCGAACGCCGCTGCGAAGGGGATCGGCGAGCTGTACGGACTCGTGTTCCACCCACAGTTCGAGAAGAACCGGTTCTGTTACGTCTGTTACACGCTGGAGAAGAAGGACGGCACGCCCGGCCGCATCGCCGACGGGTCGCGGGTGTCGCGGTTCAAGGTAACGGACACCGATCCGCCCCGGATCGATGCCGCCAGCGAGGAGATCGTGATCACGTTCCAGGGCGGCGGGCACAACGGCGGCGACCTCCATTTCGGCCGCGACGGCTTCCTCTACATCTCCACCGGCGACGGGAGCGGTCCCAACCCGCCGGACCCGCTCAACACCGGGCAGGACTGTTCAGACCTCCTCTCGTCGATCCTCCGCATCGACGTGGACAAGAAGGAGACCGCCAGGAACTATGCGGTCCCGAAGGACAACCCGTTCCTCGGAATCAAGGACGTGCGGCCCGAAATCTGGGCGTTCGGGTTCCGCAACCCGTGGCGGATGAGCATCGACCGCATGACCGGCGACCTGTGGGTCGGGGACGTCGGCTGGGAACTGTGGGAGATGGTTCACCGGGTCGAAAAGGGGGGGAACTACGGGTGGAGCATCGTGGAGGGCCGCCAACCGGTGAAGCCGGACCAGAAGATCGGCCCGGCGCCGATCCGGCCGCCGCTCCTCGAACTGCCGCACACGATCGCGTGCAGCGTGACCGGCGGGTACGTCTACCGCGGGAAGAAGTTCCCCGAACTGGTGGGTGCCTACATCTTCGGGGACTGGGAAACGCGGCGCATCTGGGCCGCGCGCTTCGAGGAGGAGAAGGCGGGCGGGAGTTCGGGGGAACGCGCGGGGACTTCTCTGAAACTGAAGGAGATGCCAGAGATCGTGAAGCCGAACATCCGTGTTTCGGCCTTCGGCGAAGATAACGCCGGCGAGCTTTACTTCCTCGAGTACGACACCGGCGTCATGTACACGCTGGAGAAGAACGACGCCGGTGCCGCGAACGCGCAGTTCCCGACGAAACTGAGCGAAACCGGCATCTTCGCTGATGTCGCCAGGCACACCCCCGCCTTGGGGGTGATCCCCTTCTACCCCAACGCGCGCCAGTGGCAGGACGGGGCGACCGCGGACTACCTCCTCGCGCTCCCCGACCTCTCGACCGTCACGTTCTTCAGCAAGCCGCGGCCGCTGCCGGGACAGGTGTTCTGGCACGACTTCAAGATGGCGTTCCCGAAGGACACGGTTCTGGTGAAGACCCTTTCCCTCGACGTGCTGAACGGCAACCGCCAGATCGAAAAGCGGATCGAAACACAACTGCTCCATTTCGACGGCGACGACTGGCGCGGGTACTCCTACGCGTGGCGCGACGACCAGACCGACGCCGACCTGGTGCCCATCGACGGGGCGGAGAAGGCGTTCCCCGTAGCGGCTGGAGGAAGGGCCGAGAAAGGCACCTGGGCACCCACCGGTACGCGAGAGCAAGTGTGGACCTACCACAGCCGGACGCAGTGCATCACGTGTCACAACTCCTGGTCCGAGTACGCGCTCGCCTTCACCGCGAGCCAGTTGAACCGCGCGCCGCTGTTCGCGGGCGGCGGGGTACCCAACCAACTCGTGCGGCTGACGACGCAGGGCTACGCGCGCCGGGTTGCGGCCGACGACAAGGAGCTGCCGCCGTTCGACCCGAAGGCGGTGAAGAACGAGCCGGCCCTCGCACCGCTGCACGGCGCCGACTCGCTCGACGCGCGAGCGCGGAGCTATCTCCACGTGAACTGTGCCCACTGTCACCGCTTCGGCGGCGGGGGCGGGCAGGTGGTCCTCGAACTGGACGTTGCGAAACCACTGAACGAGACCGCCATCTTCGACGTGCGGCCGAAGCAGGGCGACTTCGGCCTACCGGACGCCCGTATCCTCGCGCCGGGCGACCCGTATCGGAGCGTGCTGTTCTACCGCATGGCAAAGTTCGGCCGCGGCCGGATGCCGCACCTGGGATCGGTGCGCCCACACACACAGGGGCTCGATGTGATGGCGGAGTGGATCGCGTCGCTCGGGAAGCCGGCGAAGTCCTGGGAACTGCCGCCAGCGAGCGCCGAAGGGGCCGGCAAGGCGCTAACGACATTCCAAAATGGGTGGCCGTACGCCCGCGCGCTCGCGCTCGGGAAGTTGGAAGGACCGTCGGCCGAGGCGCTTCTCACCGACGCGGCGAAGCTCCCGGCCGGTCCGACGCGCGACCTGTTCGAGGGGCACCTGCCCGTCGGGCCCGGCGGCCGGAAACTCGGTGCGAACCCCCGGCCGGCAACGATTCTCGCGCTGACCGGCGACGCCAAGAGCGGTGAGGTGCTGTTCTTCAACAAAGAGATGAAGTGCGCGAACTGTCACAAAATCGGCGACCGGGGAACCGCGCTCGGCCCCGACCTGTCCCTGATCGGTAAGACGCGCACCCGGGCCGAACTGCTCGACAGCCTGCTCAACCCGTCGGCGCGGGTGGAACCGCAGTTCGCCGCGTACAACGTCCGCACCCTTGACGAGAAATCGTACACGGGGATCGTGGTCAAACGCGATGAGAAGCAGCTCACGCTCCGCGACGCCGAGAACCGGGAAGTGGTGATCGCCGGCGACACCGTGGAGAGCGTCCGGCCGTCGCGCCTGTCGCTGATGCCCGACGGCCAAATGGCCGGGCTGACGCCGCAGCAGGCCGCCGATCTGCTCGAGTATCTGGTGCAACGGAAATAG
- a CDS encoding GNAT family N-acetyltransferase → MIRPATPADVPVIAQLIRDLAEYERLLHAVVLTETDLRTHLFGPRPYAEVLLAEDDGAVVGFALFFHNYSTFRAKPGIYLEDLFVVPEARGKGFGKALLAALAKLAVDRDCCRVEWSVLNWNAPSIAFYQSLGATPMNEWTVYRLTDGALRKLAAASS, encoded by the coding sequence ATGATCCGCCCCGCGACGCCTGCTGACGTACCCGTGATTGCACAGCTCATCCGCGACCTCGCGGAGTACGAGCGCCTCTTGCACGCGGTCGTATTGACGGAGACCGACCTCCGGACCCACCTGTTCGGCCCACGCCCCTACGCGGAAGTTCTGCTGGCGGAAGACGACGGGGCGGTGGTCGGCTTCGCGCTGTTCTTCCACAACTACTCGACGTTCCGCGCCAAGCCCGGCATCTATCTCGAAGACCTCTTCGTGGTTCCGGAGGCACGAGGGAAGGGCTTCGGCAAAGCGCTGCTCGCGGCGCTGGCGAAGCTCGCCGTCGATCGCGATTGTTGTCGCGTGGAGTGGTCGGTCCTTAACTGGAACGCGCCCTCGATCGCGTTCTACCAGTCGCTCGGCGCGACACCCATGAACGAGTGGACCGTCTACCGACTGACGGACGGGGCGCTGAGGAAATTGGCCGCGGCTTCTTCGTAG
- a CDS encoding sigma-70 family RNA polymerase sigma factor codes for MRRTGARHYSGTMTPTLSVLADLSLGHVPDADLLLRFVRDGDCAAFELLVRRHWRLVFGVCRRVAGDAHDAEDAAQAAFLVLVRRAEVVRGTHLAPWLVRVAYRCAVRVRTRRRDHSPIDLATVSAPEPVDSDSLLCAVLDAELNRLPAKYRIPVVLCYLQGKTYEQAAAELNCPLGTLSGRLTRAKTLLRTRLVRRGVTMSAGGLMAFLVGLGSGASATDHAVRSITATAASLARGEAIPWRAQVVANGVIQMMTWKSKLVPVLGAVAALLGLAAASASLEPPKPPEPPRIPVLALPTEVKKTDAVALQGVWVFDAARRGKVDALGMVWASRVVIHGDAVSVEPFLDEKLVLRGKIKLDASVEPKRLDLILEELDFAPTGDPFKIAAGTYPGVYKLDGTRLSLCLALEKDGPRPAAIDAPGERVLRATLVKAPAGFKEFPKEVTVKAVGADGKPVSGAVVAGFMNHQPPVVERTPDGRTIPPEKLTDEQRKKLEQLNKVPAGAIRDEGTGWTFTSSKTTAADGTVKIPFEDLPFHSLVVRDPASKRMGLARVSPASLLTDTVVMVKLQPECRVHVTGECKELTKSGLTDVFHAYVETPDGRRFAFNASESGKLEYVLAPGEYALHMYGSSLMGSKRVTFTVPKDRSEYAVEPVTLPPTGFLTLIGKPAPELTDVVAWKGAAVKLADLKGKYVLVEFWGYWCGPCVASMPVLMELHDRFKDKGVVIVGVHVDADGEVDTVRALDDKLALYKKDLWKGRDIPFPVALTSGKRAQDDENAGRGVLATRYGVRGYPSTVLIDAAGKVVGKFHARDVKAAAERLEELLKEAKK; via the coding sequence ATGCGCCGGACCGGAGCGCGGCACTACTCTGGCACCATGACGCCGACGCTTTCGGTTCTCGCCGATTTGTCTCTCGGTCACGTCCCGGACGCGGACCTCCTGCTCCGATTCGTGCGGGACGGCGATTGCGCGGCGTTCGAGCTACTCGTGCGGCGCCACTGGCGGCTGGTGTTCGGCGTGTGCCGGCGGGTCGCCGGCGACGCGCACGACGCCGAGGACGCCGCCCAGGCGGCGTTCCTCGTGCTGGTTCGCCGTGCCGAGGTCGTCCGCGGAACACACCTCGCCCCCTGGCTGGTGCGGGTGGCGTACCGCTGTGCGGTCCGTGTCCGCACGCGGCGCCGGGACCATTCCCCGATCGACCTCGCGACCGTTTCCGCCCCCGAGCCCGTCGATTCTGATTCACTTCTCTGTGCCGTCCTCGACGCCGAGTTGAACCGTTTGCCGGCCAAATACCGTATTCCCGTGGTGCTCTGTTACCTCCAAGGGAAGACGTACGAACAGGCGGCGGCGGAACTGAACTGTCCGCTCGGAACGTTGTCCGGGCGGCTGACCCGCGCAAAGACCCTTCTGCGGACCCGGCTCGTGCGCCGGGGCGTGACGATGAGCGCCGGGGGGCTGATGGCGTTCCTGGTCGGACTGGGATCGGGTGCGTCGGCCACGGACCACGCGGTTCGATCCATCACTGCAACGGCCGCGTCGCTCGCGCGCGGGGAAGCGATTCCCTGGCGGGCGCAGGTCGTCGCCAACGGAGTGATTCAAATGATGACATGGAAGTCGAAACTGGTGCCCGTGCTGGGGGCGGTCGCCGCGCTCCTGGGACTGGCCGCGGCGTCGGCCTCGCTCGAGCCGCCAAAACCACCCGAGCCGCCGAGAATCCCGGTTCTCGCGCTACCAACGGAAGTGAAGAAAACCGATGCCGTCGCCCTTCAGGGGGTGTGGGTGTTCGACGCCGCCCGCCGCGGAAAGGTCGACGCGCTCGGCATGGTCTGGGCGTCCCGTGTCGTCATCCACGGCGACGCGGTTTCCGTGGAGCCGTTTCTCGACGAGAAGCTCGTATTGAGGGGGAAAATCAAACTCGATGCGTCGGTCGAGCCGAAGCGGTTGGACCTGATCCTCGAAGAGCTCGACTTTGCCCCGACCGGTGACCCGTTCAAGATCGCGGCCGGGACGTATCCGGGCGTGTATAAGCTGGACGGCACGCGACTGAGCCTGTGCCTCGCGCTCGAGAAGGACGGCCCGCGCCCGGCCGCGATCGACGCACCGGGAGAGCGGGTACTCCGGGCGACGCTGGTCAAGGCGCCGGCGGGGTTCAAGGAGTTCCCGAAGGAGGTGACGGTGAAGGCGGTGGGCGCCGACGGTAAACCGGTGAGCGGGGCCGTGGTGGCCGGATTCATGAACCACCAGCCGCCGGTCGTGGAACGGACGCCCGACGGCCGCACGATCCCGCCCGAGAAGTTGACCGACGAACAGCGGAAGAAACTCGAACAGCTCAACAAGGTGCCCGCCGGCGCCATCCGAGACGAGGGGACCGGGTGGACATTCACAAGCAGCAAGACGACCGCGGCCGACGGCACGGTGAAAATCCCCTTCGAGGACCTGCCCTTCCATTCGCTCGTGGTTCGAGACCCGGCGAGCAAGCGGATGGGCCTCGCCCGCGTGTCCCCGGCTTCGCTTTTGACGGACACCGTGGTTATGGTCAAGCTCCAGCCGGAGTGCCGGGTACACGTGACGGGCGAGTGTAAGGAACTGACGAAATCGGGCCTGACCGACGTATTCCACGCATACGTTGAAACACCGGACGGGCGCCGATTCGCGTTCAACGCCAGCGAATCCGGCAAACTGGAGTACGTGCTCGCGCCGGGCGAGTACGCCCTGCACATGTACGGTAGCAGCCTGATGGGGTCAAAGCGGGTGACGTTCACGGTGCCGAAGGACCGGAGCGAGTACGCGGTCGAACCGGTGACGCTCCCGCCGACGGGGTTCTTGACGCTCATCGGGAAGCCGGCTCCGGAACTGACCGACGTGGTCGCCTGGAAGGGAGCGGCGGTGAAACTGGCCGACCTGAAAGGCAAGTACGTGCTGGTGGAGTTCTGGGGGTACTGGTGCGGACCGTGCGTCGCTTCGATGCCGGTACTCATGGAGTTACACGACCGCTTCAAAGATAAGGGCGTGGTAATTGTCGGCGTCCACGTCGATGCGGACGGCGAGGTGGACACTGTGCGTGCCCTCGACGACAAACTCGCCCTGTACAAGAAGGATCTGTGGAAGGGGAGGGACATCCCGTTCCCGGTGGCCCTCACGTCCGGCAAGCGGGCGCAGGACGATGAGAACGCGGGCCGTGGGGTGCTGGCCACGAGGTACGGCGTCCGCGGCTACCCGAGTACCGTTCTGATCGACGCCGCCGGCAAGGTGGTGGGCAAGTTCCACGCTCGGGATGTCAAGGCCGCCGCCGAGCGCCTCGAAGAGTTGCTGAAGGAGGCGAAGAAATGA
- a CDS encoding tyrosine-type recombinase/integrase, with protein sequence MSQSSGSRASGKAVLKPKKPYLDFPLTPHACGKWAKKIRGKLHYFGQWARRLEGVLVPIAGEDGWKPALEEYKKVADDLHAGRTPRGEADKDKLTVADLCNAFLTAKKRKMDAGELTSMMWYDYKFATDFLVKQFGAKRLVDDLAAEDFGALRAAMAKKWGPVRLANCITRVRSVFKFGFENGHMERPVRFGSEFDKPSASTLRRHKAKQPAKMLEPAEIHTLLDGASEQMRAVILVGINCGFGNHDCAELSHSNQNLDTGVIDFPRPKTGIARRCPLWPETVAAIRAAVAVRPKAEKPRDVGRVFLSSTGTMLVTRTAAGHTVDLLGAPFTALLKAKGLHRKGVGFYTLRHVFETIAGEAKDQVAVDHIMGHTDPSIAGQYRERISDDRLRAVTDHVRAWLFA encoded by the coding sequence ATGTCACAGTCTAGTGGCTCGCGCGCGTCCGGGAAAGCTGTTCTCAAACCCAAGAAGCCCTACCTCGACTTTCCACTGACGCCGCACGCGTGCGGGAAGTGGGCGAAGAAGATCCGCGGCAAGCTCCACTACTTCGGACAGTGGGCGCGGCGGCTCGAAGGCGTCCTCGTGCCGATCGCGGGCGAAGACGGGTGGAAGCCGGCGCTCGAGGAGTACAAGAAGGTCGCCGACGATCTGCACGCCGGCCGCACGCCCCGCGGTGAAGCGGACAAGGACAAGCTCACCGTCGCGGACCTGTGCAACGCGTTCCTCACCGCCAAGAAGCGGAAGATGGACGCGGGCGAACTCACGTCGATGATGTGGTACGACTACAAGTTCGCGACCGACTTTCTGGTGAAACAGTTCGGCGCGAAGCGTCTGGTCGACGACCTGGCGGCCGAGGACTTCGGCGCGCTCCGCGCCGCAATGGCGAAGAAGTGGGGGCCGGTGCGCCTGGCGAACTGCATCACCCGCGTGCGGAGCGTCTTCAAGTTCGGGTTCGAGAACGGGCACATGGAGCGCCCCGTGCGGTTCGGGTCGGAGTTCGACAAGCCCAGCGCGAGCACGCTCCGCCGGCACAAGGCGAAGCAGCCGGCCAAGATGCTCGAGCCGGCGGAGATTCACACGCTCCTGGACGGTGCTTCGGAGCAGATGCGGGCGGTGATCCTCGTCGGGATCAATTGCGGGTTCGGCAACCACGACTGCGCCGAGCTGTCCCACAGCAACCAGAACCTCGATACCGGCGTCATCGACTTCCCGCGGCCGAAAACGGGGATCGCGCGGCGCTGCCCGCTCTGGCCGGAAACGGTGGCGGCGATCCGAGCCGCGGTCGCGGTGCGGCCGAAGGCGGAGAAGCCGCGCGACGTGGGGCGGGTGTTCCTGTCCAGTACCGGCACGATGCTCGTGACGCGCACGGCGGCCGGGCACACGGTTGATCTTCTTGGCGCCCCCTTCACCGCACTGTTGAAGGCGAAAGGGCTGCACCGCAAGGGCGTGGGCTTTTACACGCTGCGGCACGTCTTCGAGACGATCGCGGGCGAGGCGAAGGACCAGGTCGCGGTGGATCACATCATGGGCCACACCGACCCGAGCATAGCCGGCCAGTACCGCGAGCGGATTAGTGATGACCGCCTGCGCGCCGTCACCGATCACGTCCGAGCTTGGCTCTTCGCCTGA
- a CDS encoding PhzF family phenazine biosynthesis protein: MVPLSVVDAFTDTPFAGNPAAVCLLDHWPVDTWLQLIGREMNLSETAFLVPHGTIGSGWELRWFTPKVEVALCGHATLASAHFLWSSGTTTQEPLTFQTRKSGTLTARRLASGEIELDFPARGAAPCAAPPELLEALGAHALAVGRNSDDYLVEVATDAEVRTLAPDLARLARTESRGVIVTARSADARYDFVSRFFAPAAGINEDPVTGSAHCCLSEWWGERLGKTEMTGFQASERGGVVRVVRSNGRVKLIGRAVTITTGHLAAGFECHGAE, from the coding sequence ATGGTTCCGTTATCCGTCGTCGATGCGTTTACGGACACCCCGTTCGCGGGCAACCCCGCGGCCGTGTGTCTCCTCGATCACTGGCCGGTAGATACCTGGCTGCAACTCATCGGCCGAGAAATGAACCTGTCCGAAACCGCGTTCCTCGTGCCCCACGGAACGATCGGTTCCGGTTGGGAACTCCGGTGGTTCACGCCGAAGGTCGAAGTCGCGCTCTGCGGTCACGCGACACTCGCCTCGGCACACTTCCTCTGGTCGTCCGGCACAACGACCCAGGAGCCCCTCACCTTCCAAACGCGCAAGAGCGGCACTCTCACCGCCCGGCGACTGGCGTCGGGTGAGATCGAATTGGACTTCCCGGCGCGCGGGGCGGCGCCCTGCGCAGCACCGCCGGAGCTGCTCGAGGCGCTCGGCGCGCACGCGCTCGCGGTGGGCCGCAATTCGGACGATTACCTCGTCGAGGTGGCGACCGACGCCGAGGTCCGGACCCTCGCACCGGACCTCGCTCGGCTGGCACGGACCGAGTCCCGTGGGGTGATCGTGACCGCCCGATCCGCGGACGCAAGATACGATTTCGTGTCGCGGTTCTTCGCGCCCGCGGCCGGCATCAACGAGGACCCGGTGACCGGATCGGCGCACTGCTGTTTGTCGGAATGGTGGGGGGAGCGATTGGGAAAAACCGAGATGACGGGCTTTCAGGCGAGCGAGCGGGGCGGCGTGGTGCGTGTCGTGCGGTCGAACGGTCGGGTAAAACTGATCGGCCGCGCGGTGACCATCACAACGGGTCACCTCGCGGCCGGATTCGAGTGTCACGGTGCAGAATAA
- a CDS encoding Rad52/Rad22 family DNA repair protein yields the protein MSAASLTQRDPEVKALTASLAAPFEPRDVKYKPQMVKNNRCLAMAYIDARLIQDRLDEVLGVENWEDGYKILPDGSVMCRLRCKLGDRWITKTDVGSPSEQPDGGDRLKAAFSDALKRAAVKFGVGRYLYRLPAQWVDYDPVKKQIVQVPQMPAIGIPKPKAPSPSAPNPSVNLSKSEAPKAAAAPTPPIQAPKPVAVPTSPPQPNAEAPKPAPKPEPKVEAAKVEPKADTSKPEAPKSGLPSNGQELHRRLQEYDAKLAAQKVCSRGALLAHVTQAGVKAGFTANMLEWAGPAIPFAVDAVKEFEQAARQAKPEPRTAA from the coding sequence ATGTCCGCAGCATCGCTGACCCAGCGCGACCCCGAGGTGAAGGCACTCACCGCCAGCCTCGCCGCCCCGTTCGAACCGCGTGACGTAAAGTACAAACCCCAGATGGTGAAGAACAACCGCTGTCTCGCAATGGCCTACATCGACGCGCGACTGATCCAAGACCGGCTCGACGAGGTTCTGGGTGTCGAGAACTGGGAAGACGGCTACAAGATCCTCCCCGACGGTTCCGTGATGTGTCGGCTCCGGTGCAAACTCGGCGATCGGTGGATCACCAAAACGGACGTCGGCAGCCCGAGCGAACAACCCGACGGCGGTGATCGTCTCAAGGCCGCGTTCAGCGACGCCCTGAAGCGCGCGGCCGTGAAGTTCGGTGTCGGGCGGTACCTCTACCGTTTGCCGGCGCAATGGGTGGACTACGACCCGGTGAAGAAGCAGATCGTCCAGGTTCCCCAGATGCCGGCGATCGGGATTCCGAAACCCAAAGCCCCCTCCCCCAGCGCTCCCAATCCGTCCGTTAACCTTTCGAAATCGGAAGCGCCGAAAGCCGCTGCCGCACCCACCCCACCGATACAAGCACCGAAGCCCGTCGCCGTGCCCACTTCGCCACCACAACCGAACGCGGAAGCTCCCAAGCCCGCACCAAAACCGGAACCCAAGGTCGAAGCCGCGAAGGTAGAACCGAAGGCTGATACCTCGAAGCCCGAAGCGCCCAAGTCGGGATTACCCTCAAACGGACAGGAATTGCACCGGCGGCTCCAGGAGTACGACGCGAAACTCGCCGCGCAGAAAGTTTGCTCACGGGGGGCGCTGTTAGCGCACGTGACGCAGGCGGGGGTGAAAGCGGGCTTTACAGCGAACATGCTCGAATGGGCTGGTCCGGCCATCCCGTTCGCGGTCGATGCCGTCAAGGAGTTCGAGCAAGCCGCACGACAGGCAAAACCGGAACCTCGCACTGCCGCATGA